The DNA segment CTTGCCCTGATGGTCAATCAGCGCTGGCCGAAATGCATGGCCAGCGGGGCGCCGCCGAGCAGGTGATAGTGCAGGTGATACACTTCCTGGCCGCCGTCTTTTTTGCAATTGTTGACCAGCCGGAACCCGTTTTCCTGCAAGCCCAACTCTCTGGCGACAGCCAGCGCTCCCCGGTGAATGGCGGCAATGAGAGGAAGATCCTCCTCCGTAACGTCGGCAAGCGTCGGAATATGCTTGCGCGGAATGATCAGGACGTGTATGGGAGCTTTTGGCGCGATGTCGTGAAAAGCCACCACCTCTTCATCTTCGTACACGCGCTTGGATGGAATCTGGCCTTTGACGATTTGGCAAAAAATGCATTCCGACATGATTCCGCCCTCCTTTCTCTGCGAAGATTGACATGTTTGTCCGCCTGTATACGTATATTAAACCAGACAACGGGAGGGATGTACATGCGTGAATTCCTCATCCCAC comes from the Bacillus thermozeamaize genome and includes:
- a CDS encoding histidine triad nucleotide-binding protein; the protein is MSECIFCQIVKGQIPSKRVYEDEEVVAFHDIAPKAPIHVLIIPRKHIPTLADVTEEDLPLIAAIHRGALAVARELGLQENGFRLVNNCKKDGGQEVYHLHYHLLGGAPLAMHFGQR